A region of Methanocorpusculum labreanum Z DNA encodes the following proteins:
- a CDS encoding RPA family protein: MNSNNVPNGQFMSYEREPAKRVFAAELREATKTIKDTEDEKSPVYLLLPTGERCNRVLIAGTITQKDKVGDQNILYRARVSDPTGIFYINASSYQPEAMHQLAKIDTANPSFVVVVGKPNAYTNPEGKTLISVRAESILVVNQEIRDLWVQDAARSTLDRMDALLSDSPSADVLLARETYHFSPEHWKKMVFDALSRIMQL, encoded by the coding sequence ATGAATTCGAATAATGTGCCAAACGGGCAGTTCATGTCGTATGAACGTGAGCCGGCAAAGCGCGTTTTCGCCGCTGAACTGCGCGAGGCTACAAAGACCATCAAGGATACCGAGGATGAAAAGAGTCCGGTGTATCTTTTGCTGCCGACAGGTGAGCGGTGTAACCGTGTTCTGATCGCCGGGACGATAACGCAGAAGGACAAGGTCGGTGATCAGAATATTTTGTACCGTGCGCGTGTTTCCGATCCGACCGGGATATTCTATATCAACGCGAGTTCGTATCAGCCTGAGGCGATGCATCAGCTTGCTAAGATCGATACGGCGAATCCGTCGTTCGTGGTGGTTGTCGGGAAGCCGAATGCCTACACGAATCCTGAGGGTAAAACCCTGATTTCCGTGCGTGCCGAGTCGATTCTCGTCGTTAATCAGGAGATCCGCGATCTCTGGGTCCAGGATGCGGCACGATCTACCCTTGATAGAATGGATGCGCTTTTGTCGGATTCTCCGTCTGCGGATGTTCTTCTCGCGCGTGAGACATATCATTTTTCGCCGGAGCACTGGAAAAAGATGGTTTTTGATGCTCTTTCGCGGATCATGCAGCTGTGA
- a CDS encoding phosphoribosylanthranilate isomerase, giving the protein MKCKICGTGSFADLKCAVDAGTDAVGFLMGITHITQDAVTPEEAAAMIKTLPPFMEPVAVTHLQDASSIIDIIRRSGCTTVQIQNAITREDITIIRETLPYIRILKAVHVMDMSAVEAAEQAAAYADAIILDTRTPEKLGGTGLTHDWNISAKIVESSKIPVILAGGLTPENVGAAIERVHPYAVDVHTGVKKNDVRDAEKTKAFVKTAHTAV; this is encoded by the coding sequence ATGAAATGTAAAATCTGCGGCACCGGAAGTTTTGCAGACCTGAAATGTGCCGTTGACGCCGGAACAGACGCAGTAGGTTTTCTGATGGGAATCACCCACATCACCCAGGATGCCGTGACTCCCGAAGAAGCGGCGGCAATGATAAAAACACTGCCCCCGTTCATGGAACCGGTCGCCGTCACCCATCTGCAGGATGCATCTTCTATTATCGATATCATCCGGCGGTCCGGATGCACCACTGTTCAAATCCAGAACGCGATTACCCGGGAGGATATTACAATCATCCGGGAGACGCTGCCGTATATTCGGATCCTGAAAGCAGTCCATGTGATGGATATGTCAGCCGTAGAGGCAGCAGAGCAGGCAGCTGCCTATGCGGACGCGATAATTCTTGATACGCGAACGCCCGAGAAACTTGGAGGAACAGGACTTACGCATGACTGGAACATCAGTGCGAAGATCGTGGAATCATCAAAGATACCGGTGATCCTTGCCGGCGGCCTCACCCCGGAAAACGTCGGCGCGGCGATCGAACGGGTTCACCCTTACGCGGTGGATGTCCACACCGGCGTAAAGAAAAACGACGTCAGGGATGCCGAGAAGACGAAAGCATTCGTCAAGACGGCACATACTGCCGTCTGA